The Acipenser ruthenus chromosome 25, fAciRut3.2 maternal haplotype, whole genome shotgun sequence genome has a window encoding:
- the LOC117413654 gene encoding potassium voltage-gated channel subfamily S member 3-like, with protein MVHGQFYQAFEQDNAFLRVNIGGLKKKVSQSILLEYPHSRLGKLLCCKTLEARIELCDDYDFENDEFYFDRSPVMFRYILNFYSTGKLHAIDDVCARSFALETEYWGISDAAIHSCCSYNFHNAEDRDGDSDDLSMVGQEEVSPIHNQEEFTNLLYGSYRRQLWLLLENPAYSLASKVITAFSLTAILVSIIIMGVNSLPEFRNEEDAGLRSVETTCIIFFTLEFLARMMVTPSQKRFFLNPLNIIDLISFTPFYMTLVVESIEENNTSLKNIGKVVQVLRLLRIFRILKLARHSHGLKALGTTFRHSYQEIGDLVVFMAVGIAIFGALIYSTEKEEQEAGLSSIPMGWWWATISMTTVGFGDTYPVTIVGKLVGGLCIIFGLLMVTLPVTIIFNRFSKCYRREQAIDATLCSQELKKTSTVNIRDVYAKRLHSFMRIKASALKETSSPNN; from the coding sequence ATGGTGCATGGACAGTTTTACCAGGCATTTGAGCAAGATAATGCCTTTCTCAGGGTCAATATTGGGGGTCTTAAGAAAAAAGTGTCTCAGAGCATCCTCCTGGAGTACCCTCACAGCAGACTTGGAAAGCTCCTCTGCTGTAAGACCCTGGAAGCCAGGATAGAGCTGTGTGACGATTACGACTTTGAAAACGATGAATTTTATTTTGACAGAAGCCCAGTTATGTTCAGATACATTCTGAATTTCTACTCCACCGGCAAGCTGCATGCAATAGATGATGTTTGTGCCAGGAGCTTTGCCTTGGAGACAGAATACTGGGGCATCAGCGACGCTGCTATCCACAGCTGCTGCAGCTACAACTTCCACAACGCTGAAGACAGAGATGGAGATAGTGACGATCTCAGCATGGTGGGACAAGAGGAAGTATCCCCCATACACAACCAAGAGGAGTTTACCAACCTACTGTATGGGAGTTATCGGAGACAACTCTGGCTGCTACTGGAGAACCCAGCCTACTCCTTGGCTTCCAAAGTGATTACAGCCTTCTCTTTGACAGCCATTCTGGTCTCCATCATCATCATGGGGGTCAACAGCTTGCCCGAGTTCCGCAACGAGGAAGACGCAGGTCTCAGAAGCGTTGAGACCACCTGCATTATCTTTTTTACTTTGGAATTCTTGGCCAGAATGATGGTGACCCCGAGTCAGAAGAGATTCTTTCTGAACCCGCTCAACATCATCGACCTGATTTCGTTCACTCCCTTCTACATGACCCTGGTGGTGGAAAGCATTGAGGAGAACAACACAAGCTTGAAGAACATAGGAAAGGTGGTCCAGGTTCTCAGGCTGCTGCGCATTTTCAGAATTCTCAAACTGGCCCGCCATTCTCATGGCCTGAAAGCCTTGGGCACTACCTTCAGGCATAGTTATCAGGAAATCGGGGACCTGGTGGTCTTCATGGCCGTCGGAATCGCCATCTTCGGAGCTCTGATCTACTCAACTGAAAAGGAAGAGCAGGAGGCTGGTCTGTCAAGCATTCCAATGGGCTGGTGGTGGGCCACTATCAGTATGACAACCGTCGGCTTTGGAGACACCTACCCAGTGACCATTGTCGGCAAGCTGGTCGGTGGACTTTGCATTATCTTCGGGCTTCTGATGGTCACCTTGCCCGTCACAATAATATTCAACCGCTTCTCCAAATGTTATCGCAGGGAACAGGCTATTGACGCTACTCTGTGCAGCCAGGAACTGAAGAAAACATCTACTGTGAACATTAGAGATGTGTACGCGAAGAGACTGCATTCTTTTATGAGGATCAAAGCTTCTGCATTAAAAGAAACTAGCAGTCCAAATAACTAA